The window AGCATGTGGGCTTTCAGTACATTCTTGAAATATGTGCTCCAGAAGATTACTACAACAGCTGAAGCCTGGAAGTTTGGCACTACGCAACATGATCCTTCTATCCTCTCTCAGGATAACAACATTTATGCTCCCATCACTCCCACACCACAAGGACCCTTGTTGTTGTCGCCCAGACTACTGAGCCAGGACAATCTGATAGTGGATGAACAGTGATAAACTCCTGTTGGATAACAATGTTCATTTTAACTAAAGTGAGGCCTCACAATGCTGTAATATTGACAGCATCTAGTTGCTTATGTTAGATAAAGTCTGCTACCTTCTACTTCTGCCTTCTCTTACTCCTGAGGTGGCTTATGGATTCCAGGAGATAGTGTCTGGGCCATAATTGCAAGGTTGTAGAGGATGCTGCACATAACCACAAATACGGAGACCCAATTGAATGAATACCATGGAGCTTctctcccccaaccccatcccactGCTACCACACGCAGTGAAACCATTGTTTTAGGAGGCTGATGGCTCACCTCATGGTATTATGAAGGGTTCCATGTCTTTCACTGAAAACTATCTGAGCTAATATCGCAATGAGAGAAAGAGGATTGTCAGTTCAGTCCTGAAACAGGTGCCCTTATTGCCCAGCTGCCACCTTTGGAGGTCTTAAGATGGAAGCTTGTGGTGACTGGTGCAAGATAAATTCACTATGGCTGCAGTCAGAAAAGCAGGCATAGACTGAGATGGTTTTTTTGACATTGACTGAGCGGTGGTCTTTGAGGTTCTTATATCTTTCCCTGTTGATGTTGGGTCTCCACACAGTTAATAAACCTCTCTTATCTAACTGCTGGCTCCTACAGCACACATTTACTGCATTTTACTGAGGATTTCAGTCCTCTACCCTCACCACACACTCTATAGTCACCAgttctctcgctcacacacattgTAATCAgccctgttctccctctcacacacttcAATTCGGCCCACTCTCCATGCACGTATTATAACAGCTTCTCTCTTGGCTCGCTCACATGCATATTGTAATCAGTGCAAACATGTTTCCACTACAATGGGGTGTAATAAATTCAGCTCAATTAACTAGTCTTTCTCTCACATCTCACTGCATCCACCAAACCCCATCAAACTGTCCACACTGGCAGACTTGCTGCCAAAGCCATTTTTCTGTAGAATTTAAAGACGTCATAGAGAGAGTGGGGCTTTATTCTGAAAAGCCCTCTCTATTACCTGCTGTTTCCTTCTTGAAGTGGAGAGTGAGCCCATTCTTTGGTCATTAATGGGTCACTCTGGGGAAACAGTCATAGTTCTGAATCAATCCCCACCTCGAGCTGAGGTAAATCTGTGACTTGCCTTGTCTCTCGTGCTTCCCTGTAATAACATCACAGCTGTAGGTCAATAGCCTTTGAATAACCGACAAGAAGCCTGGACAAGAAAATCCTGTTATTTGCTAATCAGTAATTAATCATTATTATTAATATCTATAAAACTATATACTTTTGAAGAGattgacacagtggctcagtggttagcactgctgcctcgcagcactagggacccaggttcaattcaagccttgggcgactggttgtgtggtgtttgcatattgtccccatgtctgtgtaggtttttgctgggtgccccagtttcctcccactgtccaaagctgtgcaggggttacatggattagccatgggcattacagggatagggtagggagatgcacataggtgggatgttcttcagagagtcagtgtggatttgttgggaaaatggcctatttccacactgtagggattctgtaaaacTGACATTCTCCAATTTGGCACAAAGTAAGTTTTCTTTtcaaacagtgataatgggaactgcacatgctggagaatccaagctttTCAAACATGCAGGTTTGACACGTGTAACCTGGAAAATGAATTATATGTTATAAATTTTAATAGTTCTTTATTTGTTTGTCACACATAATCTAAGTTGTTGAAATACATTTACTTTATCATTTCAGCCTGGCTGAGTGTCAAATTTCAAGAACGCCTAGACAGTCAGAGATCCTTGGGAGATGGACACCGCCATGGAAGTACGAACAGATGGTAACTCTCTGTTGAAAGCGGTCTACCTGAGTAGACTGCGCCTCACCAGGTTACTGCTTGAAGGCGGGGCTTACATCAATGAAAGCAATGAACAAGGTGAAACCCCTCTAATGATTGCTTGCAAGACAAAACATGTGGACCAACAAAGCATCAGCAAAGTGAAAATGGTAAAATATCTCTTGGAAAACCAGGCAGATCCTAATATTCAGGACAAATCAGGAAAGACTGCTTTAATGCACGCATGCATAGAGCAGGCTGGTGCAGAGGTCATAGCTTTGCTACTCGAAAATGGTGCTGACCCGAGTTTGGAAGATCACTCAGGTGGTTCTGCTTTGATTTATTCAGTAAATTCTGAAGACACGGAAGCCCTCAAGGTACTGCTGGATGCCTGtaaagcaaaaggaaaagaagTAATTATCATCACAATGGACAAGTCACCCTCAGGCAGGCAGATGACTAAGCAGTATCTAAATGTACCCCCTTCTCCGGATATTGAAGATCGACATTCACCAATCCCTTGCACCTCACCCTCCGATATTGAGCTGAAAACATCACCACCTCCCCTAACAAACAATATATTTAAAGATAAGCAGGTTTTTAACTTCAGAGATCCAGTTCACCTCTTCAGTGACAAAGATTCCTCTGAGTTAACTTCTCCAAATAGGAAGTCTAGCCAGCCACGACATGATGACAAGTTTCCCCAGTTGCAAAGGTTGAACTCTGAACCCTGGTTGGCTCTGCCTCCTTCACTCTCATCTCAGCACAAAACATCTTCATTTCATGAAGAAGTCCAAAACCTGACCACAGAAGAAAACCTCTCCCTGAAAATCAATGGCTTAACTCTACCCAAGCGATTCTTTACCAGGCATCAGAGTATTGATGTCAAAGAGACTGCAGCCCTGTTAAGAACCTTAGACCAAGCATCAGCTTTAACTGCTCCAAGGAAATTTTCCTGTGATGAAATACACACTCAACCTCTTCAACCAGGCCTGGGTTGCAATAACACAATTCCTGTGGACCAGGATCCAGATTCAATacaaacaatttctgtttcaagTTTACAGAGTATTGTCCAGAAAAGAAACTTGGGCCTTGATCACTATAATTCTGACTCACAACTCACAATCTGTTCCAAGCAAACAGTCAcagatgaaagcaaaatattgccaGAGCGGAAGAAAATAGTGTCTTCTCCATTATCAGTGCTAACCAGTTCAAGAGAGTCTCTGGACAATTTGCCAACTGGCTGTCTGAGCACTGCCAGCAAGATACATGCTGGGTTTCTAGAGAGGCGAGGTTCAGGGACCCTGCTCTTAAACCAGATTTCACAAACAAGACTAGGCTACCTCCCACCTTTAAACGTAAATCCCCATCGACCAGTTCCTGATATGGCACCCAACAACCAAGGAACTGCATCATTTTCCAATGCCACAAAGCCTCAAATACCGTTGGCTCCAAACACTCAAAACCGAACAGATGTCAAAACTAAAAAGATGTTGTTCAGGAGACATTCCGTCCAAGTGGAGCAAATGAAACAGCTGGCAAACTTTGAGGATATTTTTGGACAGTGAAGGCTTTTGTACCAGAATAGCTAGTAGATGACCAAGGGACGCACTCAGATTTTGGAAAGAAATATGTTAGTCTTCGCAGGTTTTGTTGAACTAATATCTAAAATTTGTTAATATCTAAAATTTGTTGATATTGTGAAATAACAGTTGCTcaaatttcagaatccccttcccctcccccatttctgaagaagagtgcagacccgaaatgttgaccAACCCCCACCGTAAATCCtgaccaacactcacctttactggctccattccccacctccttgacctgtccgtctcttctccacctatctgctcctttatccatcttccatccacattccctctctctctgtttctttcagaatcccattccctgcccccttttctgaagaaggatccagacccaaaacattgatgctgcttggcctgctgtgttcatccagctgtacaccttgttatctcagtaactCAAATGATGCTCATTTCCAGGCACTCAGTGTCATCAAACACCACTTTCCAGAAGTAGAGCGCACCAAAATTAGTTAAACAATTAATTCAATCTCAACAATAAATCATAAAACTACAGTTTGAAAGAATGATGCAAATACGTAAAATCACTAGGAGGAACAGCAAATGGGAATCAGATGAGAGATCATGTTACAGCATCAAAACCACATGATAACGGCTGTTTGTTAAGTCCTATTCCTCTGAATGATTATTAGTACTTCCTCTGGTTATGAAGTTTGATTAGCAAACAGTACAGTAGCTGTAACTACTGTGTAGCTGCACAATGGAACTACATGTCAAAGTTCATATTCTTTCAGATTATGTCTTATTAATCAAATCAACTTATGTGTGCTCAGTAGACTTTATGGAAAATTGATGAGAGAAAAACATGTGGTACACCTAAGAAATGTCAAACAGTGCATTAAATTTTAAAGCTCTACAACGATGGTCTAGTTGTGAACATTTCTGAGGTAGTCACATCTTACAGATATATTTTAACCTTATAATGGTTAAAGAAACTTACCTTTCCTGAAACTCATTGAATCCATTGCCAGGGTAACTGTAACCTGTGTGGCTGACACTCTGACCAGCTCTACCCTAAAATATTAGTGTTGTAGAAGTCTACGGCACAGAAAAACACCCTTTCGCCCATTGGATCGATGCCAGTCAAATGCAACCACCCAACTATTGCAATCCTGTTTCCCACAATAGGCCAATAGCCTTGTATGCTTTCGTATTGCAAGTTAATCATAATGCTAAGTAACCCCTTGGACCTATTGGATTGACCCTATTGCCTGAGAGAGGGCATCCAATTGTAATGACCTATGAAATTGTGGTTGTGTATTGAACCACAGAGAAGCCCACCAACCCCATATTGAGGCCAattttatgaagaaaaaaatcagcatctttttgtttattcattatgAGGTTTGAAACTAGAAtgcatgattaattatgtcaaAGTCTAAGTCAAGTTTGGAAGTTTGTATAACTTGTTTCTGCATCTTTAAAAACATGGATAAGCTCTGCATTTCTTCTGCTTCTAGTTTTGTAAACATTGTAACCCTGAGATTCTCAATTTGTCATGAAGGAGAATGACTTATGAAAACACAACTGTGTTGGCAGTCACTTTGAACAGGGCAATATTGTCACTTATGTATTTATTTGGAAGTAATAACAGCAGAAATAACATCTCCCTCCCAAAGCAATACTTAGAAACTGATGGATTTAATCATTGACTGTGACAAGTGCGGTCAATTTATATCTCATAAATACGCTTATATAAGTGAATCACATTTTCTGTGTTGTTATTTGAGGGAAAAGTAATTGGGTTTGATTTTAAGCTTGTCCGCCAACCAGAAATGGATAGAATCCAAATAACTGTAATTTTTACACTTTATCCATTGTTACTCTCACAACTTCAATGGAAAATGAAGCCAGAAAGGGAGTAAATGTGAAATCCAATCTATTTCCATTGGCTTTCCATTGAGTGGTTTAGGTTAAAATTACCATATTCCTTTATAAGAAAATAGATGTTTGAATGGTGCAAAAATAATCAAGTGGGTTGGATAACAAATTGTTTCCCTCATTCTAACATAAAACATTGGCCCTGAGTCTCCTCATTGTCTTTCATTTATGTTGTTGTTATGCCTTTATGTGCTCCTTCTGCCTCCTGGATTTCGTATTATCATattaaaaatgcaaaagaaaCACTACAATAACAAAATGTTCAGGCTGTTTCTTGGAACTTTACTGTCCCAGCTGCCATCCAGACTTCTATGTCTTCTTTCTTATCAATTAATTACAAACATCAATTGGTTCCTGAATAGAACACTCCAATCTAATGGCAGAGGAGGAGTGACAGTGAGATACATCATTCAATAACAAAAGGTAAGAAAAGAATTAACTGGACTTCAATGGCTCCCTCACTGCCATGTATTCTACATTGTGAGGATGACAAGCCATTTACAATCACCAAGAGTTATGGAGGAATGAGATTGTTCTAAACAATAGGTTTCTCTTTCAATGGAGACGCATCTGGCCCAGGCTCATTGTGAAGCCACGGGTGAGAAGTTCTTCTCTTTAAATTTAGCCTATTTTTcgaatcaaccttttcagagatgttattacacacctctggagcaagtgggacttgaacctgggctctTGACCCAgagatagggatactaccacAGCATTGAAAAAGCCTGAGAAGCTCATTCCCTGAAGTTTAATTGTCAACAGACATAACATTAAttgctctgattcaattccattTCATTTTCCACAGAGAAAAGGCACCTGACCATCATATACAATGTGGTAATTAAGCCATACAGGCCATTTGTCTCACAATGCAGGTGCCAGTTCTTTAAAATGGTCTGATTATCTTGCTCAGGTGACCTTTGACCTTGAAGCAGTATGTACAGGGTTCCTGATTTATGAAAATCCAACTTCCAGTGTTCTCAAATGTGATCCCATGCAgtgatgtaattttaaagataTGTCATAAGAAACATTTTGTACTTGCAAACAGGTACTTCatgttgtcctgcattgtgttttgACTTGTGCGCAAATCAGCTTGTGAACAGACTCAAAAGTGAAACCCATTTGcaaccagataacaaagtgtggagctggatgaacacagcaggccaagcagcatctcaggagcacaaaagatgacatttcgggcctagacccttcatcagagagcaaccAGCGCCTGCTTGTAGTCAGAACACTCATAATTTCATAAACATTTACCGATTCCATTGACATTTTGATAAGCGTGTTTGGAAAGGACTGTTCAGACTTTGCATCAATTGAAATATTCTTGGACAATAAGAAATACTGGCCTGTGTCACCTATGACCCATAACCTGGAAGTAATATCTACAGGGAGAACATTAACAGACAATAGGTGTATGACTGACAGAAAAAAGGGAGAGTCATAAGCAGAGGAACTGAAGGATCAAGGCACAGATGCAAACAAAAAGAGAAGGCAAATGGGGTTGGAAAGAGGAACAGAACAAATTCTTGTGAGGAGACAAAGCAGCAaatcactgaggaacagatttgATTTTCAATTTGAGAGAAAATGAGACAGAAGCTCTTGGAGACAATGCGCCAGGTGCTTAAAAGAGTAAAACCTAGAAAACCATGTGAATAATTTGGAGAAACTAATGAGCTGGGTGTTTCTCATAAGTGTCCAAACAGTGAATCAGGGAGCTATTAACTGGTGTGTTGAGAAGAAACTCTGGAAGTCCACATCATTAGAACAGTCACGAACAAAGGGGAGGGAATTTATAAAAGTGTGTGCCCTCCAGACGATATTTGTACCTGTGAAACTTGGAGGTGAAGGCTGTGGTCAGTTGGACTCAGCCTGTCATGCATGATTAAAGAGAAGTATATTACAGAACTATGTAGCTGCATAATGCCATATGTCTGTAGGAAATGATGTGAGTCATTGTGGCTGTGAAAGACATTTCTTTGTTCCATTGACTCTAAGTGAAACTTACCTTTTAATTTGAAACATAATTTGTCTGTCAAGCCATGTTTAATTTACATTGGTTCTGATTCATGTTAAAGTAAAAGCTACAAGAATGGAATCTTGCTGGTAATTTCTTTATTTAGTGACTTCAGTAAATTTGGTTAAAGGTACCCAGAGAAATTGTAACAATGTCACTGGCTCCTTCCGTACAGCTCTGTAATGGTTTTGTCCTCTTAGGTATTTATCCAGTTTTCTTTTCTAAGTCACTTTGGAACCTGCTGCCATTACTTTTAGGCCGTGTGTTCAAGCTCAAAACGTCTCACTGTGCAACATTCAGGGTCTTTACTAAGCTCTCTGACCTAAACTGTTGAATTACCCTGGGACTGGGGATGGTCAGTGTCATGTCCCTGATGTCTCTTAACCAAAGTGCATCATATGAAATCTAGTAAAAGCATTTTACGCAGAGCAAAGCCTGGTCGTGAGACATGGACACCAATAACAACATAATGTTGCATGAGGTGAAGCAGTAGTAAGACAATCATGGTTGCATCAAAACGTAAGAAGTAGGTGCAGGAGTAACATCACATATGGTCCCTGCAGCCAACTCTTCAAATAATGAAATACTTGAGCCATGCACAACTCACATAACATTTGTTTTTCTACCCCAATTTGTAACCAACATTTATCCTTCAGCCGATATCACTCTGATAGGTTACCATGTCACTTATCTCATTGTTGGCTTTGGTCTGCACAAATTGAGTGCACTATTCCTTTATGTATCAACAAGATTACACTTCAAAATGATTTAATTGTCTGAGAAGAGTCATGGAGATGATAAGTTTGTAAATAGCATGAGATAGCTGCATGTCACCCTCCTCTTTCCCATCTCCTGCTGGTGTTCAGCATTACCaagtttcctttaaaaaaaatcacttatgGGAATTGGGTGatgctgtctaggccagcatttattgtacacCGCCAATTACCCTGGGAaaagtggtggtaagctgccttctcaTAACACTGCAGTCCTTGAGGAGTaggaacacccacagtgctgttagaaagggagttccaggattttgacacatgGAACGATGAAGCAACAACAATTAATCTACGCACCTGCTGCCCTTAGCATCTAGATGGTAgacattgtgggtttggaagttccTATAGGAGGAGTTTTGGGGCATTACTGTTGTGCATTTTGtaaatagtatacactgctgtcaCAATGCATCAGTgggatcatagaattcctgctgtgtggaaacaggccattcatcc of the Stegostoma tigrinum isolate sSteTig4 chromosome 3, sSteTig4.hap1, whole genome shotgun sequence genome contains:
- the ankrd34bb gene encoding ankyrin repeat domain 34Bb encodes the protein MDTAMEVRTDGNSLLKAVYLSRLRLTRLLLEGGAYINESNEQGETPLMIACKTKHVDQQSISKVKMVKYLLENQADPNIQDKSGKTALMHACIEQAGAEVIALLLENGADPSLEDHSGGSALIYSVNSEDTEALKVLLDACKAKGKEVIIITMDKSPSGRQMTKQYLNVPPSPDIEDRHSPIPCTSPSDIELKTSPPPLTNNIFKDKQVFNFRDPVHLFSDKDSSELTSPNRKSSQPRHDDKFPQLQRLNSEPWLALPPSLSSQHKTSSFHEEVQNLTTEENLSLKINGLTLPKRFFTRHQSIDVKETAALLRTLDQASALTAPRKFSCDEIHTQPLQPGLGCNNTIPVDQDPDSIQTISVSSLQSIVQKRNLGLDHYNSDSQLTICSKQTVTDESKILPERKKIVSSPLSVLTSSRESLDNLPTGCLSTASKIHAGFLERRGSGTLLLNQISQTRLGYLPPLNVNPHRPVPDMAPNNQGTASFSNATKPQIPLAPNTQNRTDVKTKKMLFRRHSVQVEQMKQLANFEDIFGQ